GATCTACCAATAGTTTGAAACCAATTTTTTCCTCATAAAATCGTTGGGCTTCTTGCATGTCTTCATAATACAACCACGTAACGGCTCCATAAAACCCTTCTTTTTTTGACCATTGTGATGTTGCCCCGCTGATCGCATCGTATTGGGGCAATTGTGGCATCAATTTTTCATTTTCAGGATGCTGTTTGAACTGTTCAAACTCGAGAAGGTATCCTTCAGGATCTATAGCCACAAATCCGTCATGGGCATTGTTTTCCCTGGGCTTGTATTCATATTTAATTGGCACTTTGTTTTCCTGGAGATATGCATACCATTCAGGAAGTCTATTGGTCAGTAGGGCAATGGCCACTGTCTTGGGCTCATCGGCTTTATGCCTTCCGATGGCTGCATCGACTAATGTTAGCCAGGCTTTTTCTGTGATTTTTACTGTCGTTGCAAATCCGTAATCGGATAGGACTTCAAGCCCCAATGTTTCTCCGTAAAACTTTTTGGCACCCTCTAAATCTTGATAATAGAGAAATACATTACTGCCCTTAAGACCAAAATCGGGTAAAGTTCTGAAATCAGTATTTTTTGAAAGCAACTGGTTAATATAATGGCTAGGATAACCTAAAAGACGGCCAAATCTTCTGGCCTCAGCTTCACCATTTTGCCCGGACCGTACAGTTTTTTTTAAGTCTCTGTAGGCTTGTAGCGCCTCAGGTTTATGAAAAATCAATACTTCTTTATTTTGTGCTATCCCTGCCGGAAAGAGTTGGGTAACTACTAGATTGGTTTCCCGAAAAACTCCAACACCATGCTTTGAAGCTATCTGCTGGGCTTTTTCCCAGATTTTATCCACCTCTTCTTTGAACATGGGTTCACTTAAGGCAATAGGTTTTACATCAGCTTCCACCATTTCTGCAAAAGCTTCCAAATGTCCTATTTGAAGATTTAAGCTTTGGTCTTCTGATGGAGTACAGGCCATCAAAAGTATTGATGAAGCAATAAGGAAGATGGTATTTTTCATCTGAACAATCTTGTGGTTTTCTCTAAAGATAACCAAAAAAAGCAGCTGGTTAAAGCTGCTTTGGGACTTGTGAGTGCCAAATTGAAAGGGAATTCGTTTTTTCTGGAAAAACTTTTAAACCCAGGCTTTGAATTTTACCATTGGATGTGGATAAGTGCTGCCCAGTGAAATTCCAAATGTTTTCAAATTGGCTGTGGATAACTCAAAGGGTTGATGGATATCAAAACCCGGAATAGCGGCTAATTCCGGGATCCAATGTCGGATATAATCCCCTTTCTTGTCATAATTTTGCGCCTGTCTTAGAATATTGAAATAACGGTTTTCTCTTGGGTCATTGCCTACTCCTGCTACATACATCCAGTTACCCCAGTTGCTGCAGACATCATAGTCTATCAACATGCTTTCAAAGTACATGGCTCCCCATCGCCAGTCAAGGTTCAGGTCATTGACCAAGAAAGAAGCCACATTCTGCCTGCCCCTGTTTGACATAAAACCAGTTTCATTCAGTTCCCTCATGTTGGCATCTATGAAAGGAATACCTGTTTCTCCATGGGCCCATTTCCAGAATAGGGATTCATTCCTTATCCAGTTATCCTCATTGTTTTTAATGCCCTGAACTTTAAAGATTTTATTCCCGTGCTTTTTTGCAATAAACCTGAAATAATCTCTCCAGATTAATTCAAAGATGAGCCAATAGGTAGATTGGTTCTTTGTCCTCTCTTGTTCATACCGCTTGACTTCTTCATAGATAAATCTTGGGCTGAGACAGCCCAAGGCCAGCCATGGGGAAAACTTGCTAGAATAGTCTGAACCCAATAAACCGTTTCTTGTTTCTTTATATACCTTCAATCGATCGCTATCCCAAAAATAGGCCTGAAGTCTATCCAATCCTTCGGTCTCACCACCTATGAACTCCAACACCGCTCGAGTGGATTTTAAAGGTTCCTTCAGGCCAAATGTGGATAAATTAGGCAATTCAATTGTATCAAATGTCTCATTTGGGAAAGGTATTTTTGTGGGACAGGGCAATGTTTTTTGGATCTTTCCAAATTTTTCACACTCTTTACGGAATTGGGTAAAGACTTCAGGAGTTTGACTTAATGGAAAAGGAAGATCCAGAATGTGGAAAAGTGTACTTTGCCAATAGGAGCTGGTTTTGATCCCAAGTTTCCATGACTGCTGTTCCAATTTGGACTCAACTTTTTTTTCTTCTGAGGTTACTTCTTCAGAAAAAAAGATGGCATCAGCCTGAATTTTGGCAGCAAAATCCACCAGTATTTCTTCCGGCTTTCCCAGGAATAAAAGCAAGTCAGCGCCTCGGTCCCTAAGATTTTTGCGCAGGTTATCCACAGCTTCCAAAAGAAACTTTGCCCTGTGGTTACCCGTCTTTTCAAGGGCCAGTTCCACTTTGGAAAAAGATCTGGGGTCAAAACAATAAACGGGAATAACTTCTTCGGCTTTTTGGGCCGCGTTAAATAAGGGTGCATGATCATGCACCCTTAAATCATTCCTAAACCAAACTATAACTCTTTTAAACATCATGCGGTAATCCAACAGCTTGTTAAATAAAAGTGTTTGGGGATTCCGATAATTTATCTTTTCTTACATTCCCATATATCAGAAGCAACTCAAATTATGAAAAACCTTTTAGTGATATCCCTGATTTTAATAGCAATTCAAACCAAAGCACAGGAATTGAAGCCTAATGAGGTTTTTTGGCAGACTTTACAGCTGCATTGTGGAAAAGCTTATGAGGGGGAGATCATGACTCCTTCTGAAAATGATCCTTTTTCCGGTAAGCGCTTGATTATGCACGTTGTTGGTTGTGGTGATAATTTTATCCACATCCCTTTTTTTGTGGGAGAAGATAAATCCAGGACCTGGGTCCTTACTTTGGAAAATGATAGGATCAAATTGAAGCATGACCATAGGCATGAGGACGGGTCAGAGGATGAAATCACCCAATATGGAGGAATTGCTCCCAATACCGGAATGGCAGGTATCCAGTTTTTCCCGGCTGACCAGGAAACAGCAGATCTGATTCCCTATGCTGCCAATAATGTCTGGTGGATAACCATTGATGAAACCTCCTTTACCTATAATTTAAGAAGAATAGGTTCAGAACGCTTTTTCTCTGTAAAGTTTGATCTGACCAAAGAGGTGGAAAGTCCCGGGCCTGCCTGGGGTTGGTAAATATTTTCACCTGGACAAATAGTCAATTGATTGTTTTACATATTAAGAATCTTAAGTATTATTTCTGGTATTTTAAAGTT
This Cecembia calidifontis DNA region includes the following protein-coding sequences:
- a CDS encoding VOC family protein, translating into MKNTIFLIASSILLMACTPSEDQSLNLQIGHLEAFAEMVEADVKPIALSEPMFKEEVDKIWEKAQQIASKHGVGVFRETNLVVTQLFPAGIAQNKEVLIFHKPEALQAYRDLKKTVRSGQNGEAEARRFGRLLGYPSHYINQLLSKNTDFRTLPDFGLKGSNVFLYYQDLEGAKKFYGETLGLEVLSDYGFATTVKITEKAWLTLVDAAIGRHKADEPKTVAIALLTNRLPEWYAYLQENKVPIKYEYKPRENNAHDGFVAIDPEGYLLEFEQFKQHPENEKLMPQLPQYDAISGATSQWSKKEGFYGAVTWLYYEDMQEAQRFYEEKIGFKLLVDQGWAKVYQISETSYLGLVDGRRGMHSFTDLKGTSVSFIVKDLEAWYDYVKQHQPFPVKQEIYTGKEDRYKAFVGQDPGKYFLEFNRFLEHQDNKGIDKIINSLD
- a CDS encoding DASH family cryptochrome — translated: MFKRVIVWFRNDLRVHDHAPLFNAAQKAEEVIPVYCFDPRSFSKVELALEKTGNHRAKFLLEAVDNLRKNLRDRGADLLLFLGKPEEILVDFAAKIQADAIFFSEEVTSEEKKVESKLEQQSWKLGIKTSSYWQSTLFHILDLPFPLSQTPEVFTQFRKECEKFGKIQKTLPCPTKIPFPNETFDTIELPNLSTFGLKEPLKSTRAVLEFIGGETEGLDRLQAYFWDSDRLKVYKETRNGLLGSDYSSKFSPWLALGCLSPRFIYEEVKRYEQERTKNQSTYWLIFELIWRDYFRFIAKKHGNKIFKVQGIKNNEDNWIRNESLFWKWAHGETGIPFIDANMRELNETGFMSNRGRQNVASFLVNDLNLDWRWGAMYFESMLIDYDVCSNWGNWMYVAGVGNDPRENRYFNILRQAQNYDKKGDYIRHWIPELAAIPGFDIHQPFELSTANLKTFGISLGSTYPHPMVKFKAWV